The following proteins are encoded in a genomic region of Macadamia integrifolia cultivar HAES 741 unplaced genomic scaffold, SCU_Mint_v3 scaffold2395, whole genome shotgun sequence:
- the LOC122066445 gene encoding uncharacterized protein At2g29880-like, whose amino-acid sequence MSTSKQAVNETAKWSQANVDTLIVLMVEEVKKGHRTTSTFNKAGWNNIANNFKEKTGVNYAIVQLKNKVNKLRQDYSQFKKLLETTGFGWDTASRTCTVDDESIWESHIKDNPTWARFKKHGLPQWPELCMVFGDTYADGEGSGTQTTMLETLGANEARIMIESCDESSSADEVTPLGDTQTEAVEKRPVTKHRHDRTPNAKRRRSKSNDWSMAFKAIQDISKSRVERDASMSTASTQNAEQMYGITRAMEVLESGYELDEALYEKALRKLMADPQWREALISCPPHRKSILLRTLQ is encoded by the exons TAAGAAAGGACATAGGACTACTTCGACTTTTAATAAAGCTGGTTGGAACAACATTGCCaataacttcaaagaaaaaactGGGGTCAACTATGCCATTGTACAGTTGAAGAACAAAGTGAACAAACTGAGGCAGGATTATAGTCAGTTTAAGAAGCTATTGGAGACAACTGGTTTTGGTTGGGATACTGCTTCAAGAACTTgtactgttgatgatgaatccatCTGGGAATCGCATATTAAG gataaccctacttgggcacgaTTTAAGAAGCACGGACTACCACAATGGCCAGAACTATGTATGGTATTTGGTGATACATATGCAGACGGCGAAGGAAGTGGGACTCAAACAACCATGTTGGAAACTTTGGGGGCCAATGAAGCTAGGATTATGATTGAGTCTTGTGATGAGTCAAGTTCCGCTGATGAAGTTACTCCATTAGGTGACACTCAAACTGAAGCAGTGGAAAAAAGGCCAGTTACTAAGCATAGGCATGATAGGACTCCAAAtgcgaaaaggaggaggagcaagtctaatgattggtcaatggcattcaaggcaattcaagatatTAGTAAATCAAGGGTAGAACGAGATGCGAGCATGTCCACTGCTTCAACCCAAAATGCGGAACAGATGTATGGGATTACTAGGGCCATGGAAGTGCTTGAGTCAGGATATGAGTTAGATGAAGCACTATACGAGAAAGCACTTCGGAAGTTAATGGCTGACCCGCAATGGAGAGAAGCATTAATTTCCTGCCCTCCTCATCGGAAGTCAATACTCCTTCGTACCCTTCAGTAG